One stretch of Methyloversatilis sp. RAC08 DNA includes these proteins:
- a CDS encoding sarcosine oxidase subunit delta, giving the protein MKLMTCPVNGTRPVSEFVYWGEIRPMPDPDACSDDEWAAYVFNRNGAPGVKKEWWCHTPSNTWFIAERDTEKDFVLRTYLYGDDR; this is encoded by the coding sequence ATGAAATTGATGACCTGTCCGGTCAATGGCACGCGGCCGGTATCTGAATTCGTCTACTGGGGCGAAATCCGCCCGATGCCGGATCCCGACGCCTGCAGCGATGACGAGTGGGCCGCCTACGTATTCAACCGCAATGGCGCACCCGGCGTGAAGAAGGAGTGGTGGTGCCACACGCCGTCGAACACCTGGTTCATCGCCGAGCGCGATACCGAGAAGGATTTTGTGCTGCGTACCTATCTATATGGAGATGACCGGTGA
- a CDS encoding FAD-dependent oxidoreductase translates to MPWRLLRFGLSKSHPEPRMFTTHDTLKPSYDVVIIGGGGHGLASAYYLARDHGITNVAVLEKGYIGGGNTGRNTTIIRSNYLTPEGVKFYDKSVQLWQDLSTEFDLNLFFSTRGHFTLAHTDSAMRTMRWRAEVNKHYGIASEVVGPEDVKRATPQMDLSCGGHAPIQGALYHAPGAVARHDAVAWGYGRGADMRGAEIHQQTAVTGIEVKGGKVVGVHTTRGFIATSKVICAVAGFTPRITDMVGIKTPIYIHPLQAMVSEPMKPWLDSILVSGSLHIYVSQSSRGELVMGASLDPYEVQSTRSTLDFPEGLSAHLLDMFPFLSHVKVVRQWAGMADMTPDFAPIMGMTPVEGFYLDSGWGTWGFKATPVCGKTMAWTVANDKPHELITGFSLDRFRNYALTGEKGAASVGH, encoded by the coding sequence ATGCCCTGGCGCCTATTGCGGTTCGGTCTGTCCAAATCACATCCGGAACCGCGGATGTTCACGACCCACGACACGCTGAAACCTTCGTACGACGTGGTGATCATCGGCGGCGGCGGCCACGGGCTGGCCAGCGCCTACTATCTGGCGCGCGACCATGGCATCACCAACGTCGCGGTGCTCGAAAAGGGTTACATCGGTGGCGGCAACACCGGCCGCAACACCACCATCATCCGCTCGAACTACCTGACGCCCGAAGGCGTCAAGTTCTACGACAAGTCGGTGCAGCTGTGGCAGGACCTGTCGACCGAGTTCGACCTCAACCTGTTCTTCTCGACCCGCGGTCACTTCACGCTGGCTCACACCGATTCGGCGATGCGCACGATGCGCTGGCGCGCCGAGGTGAACAAGCACTACGGCATCGCGTCAGAAGTGGTCGGGCCGGAAGACGTGAAGCGCGCCACGCCGCAGATGGACCTGTCCTGTGGCGGCCACGCGCCGATCCAGGGCGCGCTGTACCACGCGCCCGGCGCCGTTGCGCGACATGACGCCGTCGCCTGGGGCTACGGCCGGGGCGCCGACATGCGCGGCGCGGAAATTCACCAGCAGACGGCAGTCACCGGCATCGAAGTGAAGGGCGGCAAGGTGGTCGGCGTGCACACCACGCGCGGCTTCATCGCGACCAGCAAGGTGATCTGTGCGGTGGCCGGCTTCACGCCGCGCATCACCGACATGGTCGGCATCAAGACGCCCATCTACATCCACCCGCTGCAGGCGATGGTGAGCGAGCCGATGAAGCCCTGGCTCGATTCCATCCTGGTGTCGGGCAGCCTGCACATCTACGTCAGCCAGAGTTCGCGCGGCGAACTGGTGATGGGCGCCTCGCTCGATCCGTACGAAGTGCAATCGACCCGCTCGACGCTCGACTTCCCGGAAGGCCTGTCGGCGCACCTGCTCGACATGTTCCCCTTCCTGTCGCACGTGAAGGTGGTGCGCCAGTGGGCCGGCATGGCCGACATGACGCCCGACTTCGCACCCATCATGGGCATGACGCCGGTCGAGGGCTTCTACCTCGATTCCGGCTGGGGTACCTGGGGCTTCAAGGCGACGCCGGTCTGCGGCAAGACCATGGCCTGGACGGTGGCGAACGACAAGCCGCACGAACTGATCACCGGTTTTTCGCTGGACCGCTTCCGCAACTACGCGCTGACCGGCGAGAAGGGGGCGGCAAGTGTGGGTCACTGA
- a CDS encoding helix-turn-helix domain-containing protein, with product MSTQDSAMEGELERYLGTTIRELRRAHGLTIADISDRADISRGMLSRIENGQTATSLDALSRIARALGVSLSALFKDYETEGGGAQLVKAGESMEVARRGTKSGHTYHLLSYHQGPTKLFEPFLITIEQTSATFPVFEHPGTEFIYMLEGRIDYRHGKTIHSLEPGDALTFDGNVPHGPEKLTEVPIRFLSIIIYPEQAHE from the coding sequence ATGAGCACGCAAGACAGTGCGATGGAAGGCGAACTCGAGCGCTACCTCGGGACCACGATCCGCGAGCTGCGCCGCGCGCACGGGCTGACGATCGCCGACATTTCGGACCGCGCCGACATCAGCCGCGGCATGCTGTCGCGCATCGAGAACGGCCAGACCGCCACCAGCCTGGACGCGCTGTCGCGCATCGCGCGCGCGCTCGGCGTGTCGCTGTCGGCGCTGTTCAAGGACTACGAAACCGAAGGCGGCGGTGCGCAGCTGGTGAAAGCCGGCGAAAGCATGGAAGTGGCGCGGCGCGGCACGAAAAGCGGCCACACCTACCACCTGCTGTCCTACCACCAGGGGCCGACCAAGCTGTTCGAGCCCTTCCTGATCACCATCGAACAGACCTCGGCCACCTTTCCGGTGTTCGAGCACCCGGGCACCGAATTCATCTACATGCTGGAAGGCCGCATCGACTACCGCCACGGCAAGACCATCCACTCGCTGGAACCGGGCGACGCGCTCACCTTCGACGGCAATGTGCCGCACGGCCCGGAAAAGCTGACCGAAGTGCCGATCCGCTTCCTGTCGATCATCATCTATCCGGAGCAGGCGCACGAGTGA